The following are encoded in a window of uncultured Methanobrevibacter sp. genomic DNA:
- the cgi121 gene encoding KEOPS complex subunit Cgi121 has protein sequence MLIAGKEHLQQGVIHAINAFKRGENLAKDLGIEILIRTSAQRQISKAFDILGLKEGEMNIAVVLIDCPDYFIDELSDMFVRNDAVLEADESILTNLYDIPEKELKNMHISDILIDKTTRLIVDQ, from the coding sequence ATGCTGATAGCGGGAAAGGAACACCTTCAGCAAGGAGTCATTCATGCAATCAATGCATTCAAAAGAGGGGAAAATTTAGCTAAGGATTTAGGTATTGAAATATTGATTAGAACTTCAGCCCAAAGACAAATTTCCAAGGCATTTGACATACTTGGCCTTAAGGAAGGTGAGATGAATATAGCGGTTGTTCTAATCGATTGTCCAGATTACTTTATCGATGAATTATCGGATATGTTTGTAAGAAATGATGCTGTTTTAGAAGCTGACGAATCAATATTAACAAACTTATATGATATTCCTGAAAAAGAGTTAAAGAATATGCATATAAGCGACATACTAATTGATAAAACTACTAGATTAATAGTTGATCAATGA
- a CDS encoding (R)-citramalate synthase has translation MKIEVLDTTLRDGEQTPGISLNAIKKLRIATKLDEIGVNSIEAGSAITSEGEREAIKLITSQGLNAEIVSFSRTLLKDVDYCLECDVDAVNVVVPTSDLHLKYKLKKSQDEMLEDAVKVVEYAKDHGLSVELAAEDSTRTDIEYLRKIFKATIDAGADRICPCDTLGMLTPLKSFNFYRKFTDLGVPVSAHCHNDFGLAVANTLSAIDGGATRFHGTINGLGERAGNAAIEEVVVSLNTLYKYSEDDEESKYTTDIKINQLYSTSKLVSRLSNAYLAPNKPIVGENAFAHESGIHADGVIKNSATYEPIMPELVGHRRKFIVGKHVGTKGLDNRLKELGIEVNSAQLNEIFLKVKDLGDKGKTVTDTDLEAIAEHVLNIEQEKKINLDELTIVSGNKIRPTASIKMNIEDKEVIEADVGIGPVDAAINAVNKGIKNFADIKLEEYHVDAVTGGTDALIEVIVKLSSGDKIISARATEPDIINASVEAYVDGVNRLLENNHFSLDKKQAKKNKK, from the coding sequence ATGAAAATAGAAGTATTAGACACCACATTAAGGGATGGAGAACAGACCCCTGGAATCTCATTAAATGCAATTAAAAAATTAAGGATAGCTACCAAATTAGATGAAATAGGAGTCAATTCCATTGAGGCAGGATCTGCAATTACATCTGAAGGTGAAAGGGAAGCAATAAAATTGATTACATCACAAGGATTGAATGCAGAGATTGTGAGCTTTTCAAGAACATTGCTTAAGGATGTGGATTACTGCCTAGAATGTGATGTTGATGCTGTAAATGTTGTAGTTCCCACTTCTGATTTGCATTTGAAATACAAGCTTAAGAAATCACAAGATGAAATGCTTGAAGATGCAGTCAAAGTGGTCGAATACGCTAAGGATCATGGACTTTCTGTAGAGCTTGCAGCTGAAGACTCAACAAGAACTGATATTGAATACTTAAGGAAAATATTCAAGGCTACAATTGATGCAGGAGCAGATAGGATCTGTCCATGTGACACTTTAGGAATGCTTACACCACTCAAATCATTTAATTTCTATAGGAAATTCACTGATTTAGGAGTTCCTGTAAGTGCACATTGCCATAATGACTTTGGTCTTGCAGTTGCTAACACATTATCAGCTATTGATGGGGGAGCTACCAGATTCCATGGAACCATCAATGGACTCGGTGAAAGAGCTGGAAATGCAGCTATTGAAGAGGTTGTAGTCTCCTTAAACACATTGTACAAATATAGTGAAGATGATGAAGAAAGCAAATACACCACTGACATTAAGATAAATCAACTTTACAGCACTTCCAAATTGGTTTCAAGATTAAGCAATGCTTATCTTGCTCCAAACAAGCCTATCGTAGGTGAAAATGCATTTGCACATGAATCAGGAATTCATGCAGATGGAGTTATAAAAAACAGTGCCACATATGAACCTATTATGCCAGAGCTTGTAGGCCATAGGCGTAAGTTTATCGTTGGAAAGCATGTTGGAACCAAAGGATTGGACAACAGATTGAAGGAATTGGGCATTGAAGTGAACAGTGCACAATTGAATGAGATCTTCCTTAAGGTAAAGGACCTTGGAGACAAGGGAAAAACCGTTACCGACACTGATTTGGAAGCTATTGCAGAGCATGTCCTAAACATCGAGCAGGAAAAGAAAATCAATCTTGATGAACTTACAATCGTTTCAGGCAATAAGATCAGACCAACTGCTTCAATTAAGATGAACATTGAGGATAAGGAAGTCATAGAGGCAGATGTAGGTATCGGTCCTGTTGATGCAGCAATCAATGCAGTGAATAAGGGAATCAAGAACTTTGCAGACATAAAGCTTGAGGAATACCATGTAGATGCAGTTACAGGTGGTACAGATGCATTGATTGAGGTAATTGTAAAGCTCTCTTCAGGAGATAAGATCATATCTGCAAGAGCAACTGAACCGGACATTATCAATGCTAGTGTTGAAGCTTATGTTGATGGTGTGAACAGATTGCTTGAAAACAATCATTTTTCCTTAGACAAAAAACAAGCCAAGAAAAATAAAAAATAA
- a CDS encoding SDR family oxidoreductase yields the protein MENKEIVVTGGCGFIGSHIVGELLENNKVTIIDNLSSGKMENLENPNHENLTLIKEDLLDCNLDEILKGKDYVFHLAAKVSVPGSVAEPLEYNETNIDATLKLLIACKNNNIKKIVFSSSSAVYGENPNMPLKETELPMPSSPYAAQKASGELYLKSFHESYGLNYVALRYFNVFGPRQDENSPYAAVIPKFISAILKGERPVIYGDGEQSRDFIFVKEIAKANIVACESDYNGIVNVALGKSMTINQLFDIVSDVLESDLKVEYLDERPGDIKHSLADISNQENINFNPDNDKFEEQLRETVKWFKEEMEK from the coding sequence ATGGAAAATAAGGAAATTGTAGTAACAGGAGGATGTGGATTCATAGGATCACATATTGTAGGAGAACTATTGGAAAACAATAAGGTCACCATTATTGACAATTTATCCTCTGGAAAAATGGAAAACTTGGAAAATCCAAATCATGAAAATTTAACTTTAATCAAAGAAGATCTTTTAGACTGTAATTTAGATGAGATTTTAAAAGGCAAGGATTATGTATTCCACCTTGCAGCAAAGGTAAGCGTACCTGGAAGCGTAGCAGAACCTTTAGAATATAATGAGACAAACATTGACGCCACCTTAAAATTGCTTATTGCATGTAAAAACAACAACATCAAAAAGATTGTCTTCTCATCATCATCTGCAGTTTATGGGGAAAATCCAAACATGCCACTAAAGGAAACTGAACTTCCTATGCCTTCATCCCCTTATGCTGCTCAAAAGGCAAGTGGCGAATTATATTTGAAATCATTCCATGAAAGCTATGGATTGAATTATGTAGCACTAAGGTATTTCAATGTCTTTGGTCCTAGACAAGATGAAAACTCACCTTATGCTGCAGTTATTCCTAAATTCATTTCTGCAATACTAAAAGGGGAAAGACCAGTCATTTATGGAGATGGAGAACAGAGCAGAGACTTTATATTTGTAAAGGAAATTGCTAAAGCAAACATTGTAGCTTGTGAATCTGACTACAATGGAATAGTCAATGTTGCATTAGGAAAATCAATGACCATAAATCAGTTATTTGATATTGTCAGCGATGTTTTGGAATCTGATTTGAAAGTGGAATATTTAGATGAACGTCCAGGAGACATTAAACACTCATTGGCAGACATAAGCAATCAAGAAAATATTAACTTTAATCCAGATAATGATAAATTTGAAGAGCAATTAAGGGAAACTGTAAAATGGTTTAAAGAAGAAATGGAAAAATAA
- a CDS encoding energy-converting hydrogenase A subunit A EhaA, whose protein sequence is MISIGANGFQLLMNYIVAIIVAVALALALKLPLLPEKSIRFSWTKSALFPTPVFAIGILAIFYSLNVFWIYNGLLIAIIVGVFSAIFVKYLFDYVFPNPQGGSK, encoded by the coding sequence ATGATTAGTATAGGTGCTAATGGATTTCAATTACTTATGAATTATATAGTGGCTATCATAGTAGCAGTAGCTTTAGCGTTAGCTTTAAAATTGCCACTTCTTCCAGAAAAGTCAATCAGGTTTTCATGGACCAAAAGCGCACTATTTCCAACTCCTGTATTTGCTATAGGAATTCTAGCTATTTTTTATTCATTAAATGTGTTTTGGATTTATAACGGATTGTTAATTGCAATTATAGTGGGAGTGTTTTCAGCTATTTTTGTAAAGTATCTATTCGATTATGTTTTTCCAAATCCTCAAGGAGGTAGCAAATAA
- a CDS encoding DUF2109 domain-containing protein, with translation MFIEIIGVIAILMALRAVITKDRAEKLLYINVIGFCVSALIALYIQTPFGLVLAATFFISSTIGANAIAYSLKDLEDEITYDKNMEEHKEN, from the coding sequence ATGTTTATTGAAATTATTGGAGTTATTGCAATCTTAATGGCTTTAAGAGCTGTAATAACCAAAGATAGAGCAGAAAAATTACTTTACATAAATGTAATAGGATTCTGTGTTTCTGCATTGATTGCATTGTATATTCAAACTCCATTTGGTCTTGTATTAGCTGCAACTTTCTTTATCTCTTCTACAATTGGTGCAAATGCAATTGCATACAGCTTAAAGGATTTGGAAGATGAAATAACCTATGATAAGAATATGGAAGAGCATAAGGAAAATTAA
- a CDS encoding DUF2108 domain-containing protein — MLEFIDLTTISIALMIIGAIGVVLLKKPLDKVIMVSILEAGLFLAIVSFKYLDVAFLTAVLDPLSIIVFLLALIKINEVRKSKLKDYSTLPKMIQSNENETRNSEGGK, encoded by the coding sequence ATGTTGGAATTTATTGACTTGACAACAATATCAATTGCTTTGATGATAATAGGCGCTATTGGAGTTGTCCTCTTAAAGAAACCATTAGATAAGGTAATCATGGTTTCAATCTTGGAAGCAGGCTTGTTTTTAGCTATTGTCAGCTTTAAATATTTGGATGTTGCTTTTTTAACTGCTGTCCTTGATCCATTATCTATTATTGTATTCTTGCTTGCCTTGATTAAGATAAATGAAGTGCGCAAATCAAAATTAAAGGATTATTCCACACTTCCTAAAATGATTCAAAGCAATGAAAATGAAACAAGAAACTCTGAAGGTGGTAAATAA
- a CDS encoding EhaE family protein, with protein MFNLALWVYVGLALAIFGSLAAVWGPGVKDPIIRTINTEVASVGVSLILLTYNSTLALLTLIATTIIVTLILFRAISRLEEIGADV; from the coding sequence ATGTTCAATCTTGCTCTTTGGGTTTATGTAGGTTTAGCGCTTGCCATTTTTGGAAGCCTTGCTGCCGTTTGGGGTCCTGGAGTGAAAGACCCAATCATAAGAACAATCAATACTGAAGTGGCATCTGTAGGAGTTTCATTGATTTTACTTACTTACAATTCTACATTAGCTCTTTTGACTTTAATTGCAACAACAATTATCGTAACCTTGATCTTGTTTAGAGCTATTTCTCGTTTAGAAGAGATAGGGGCTGATGTATAA